A genomic region of Candidozyma auris chromosome 5, complete sequence contains the following coding sequences:
- the LYP1 gene encoding Lyp1p encodes MASLLTPSSSRADARRDHHLTSASVSMLAIGGTIGTGLFFSVSTVLQNGPFQTLVAMSFLSFLVMLILEMTAELAVFMPGNGSICKFQFVFLSEPLGLANNLIYWASWGLTFALELSILVSTSSYWDAAFVENYQTALIFCIWLVLTVFNLLPVDLYGKIEFWIALIKVVAIFCWILFVSARLAWSGSLFHTYTADLPSSFFGAFDSPTSYVVRFINSLVFTSFIFQSVESIAITTGDIEKPQETIPQVTRLIFVRIVLFYLISVILLTLTIAYNDDRLSIGGDSAKDTLASSPFLISLINCGLSDNGLLLSIFNFIIFSAILSAANSNIYFGSRCLQAVCETYSDRSKLAKTFEKANTIGVPVASVLGTSAIGLFALLLKFQTIATVFNFLLTCCASAGLLMWCLVGFSYVRFRKTLEYYEIDKAKMLYRSEWNLRFWAPLASVSIVVILMCNGLSTYWNFSIFEFVGAYSTPAVFVALWALFEINSGKGLRKIQEINIFGGDFRWNDDR; translated from the coding sequence ATGGCTTCTTTGCTCACACCGAGTAGCAGTCGTGCTGATGCCAGACGAGATCATCATCTCACGCTGGCTTCGGTATCGATGTTGGCCATTGGGGGAACAATAGGCACAgggctctttttttctgtctcAACGGTGCTTCAAAATGGGCCATTCCAGACGCTAGTGGCCATGTCTTTCCTTCTGTTCCTTGTCATGCTCATATTGGAAATGACAGCGGAGTTGGCGGTGTTCATGCCCGGCAATGGGCTGATCTGCAAATTCCAATTCGTGTTTTTATCTGAGCCTTTGGGACTTGCTAACAATTTGATTTACTGGGCTAGTTGGGGGCTCACCTTTGCATTGGAGTTGTCGATTCTCGTGAGCACATCTCTGTATTGGGATGCTGCATTCGTTGAGAATTATCAGACGGCTCTAATCTTTTGTATCTGGCTCGTCCTCACGGTGTTCAATTTGCTCCCTGTAGACTTGTACGGGAAGATTGAGTTCTGGATTGCTTTGATAAAAGTGGTCGCTATTTTCTGTTGGATTCTTTTCGTTCTGGCTAGGTTGGCGTGGTCAGGACTGCTCTTCCACACATACACGGCAGACCTACCGTCTAGTTTTTTTGGTGCGTTCGATTCTCCCACCAGCTATGTCGTGCGATTCATCAACTCACTAGTCTTCACATCATTCATCTTCCAATCGGTAGAATCTATCGCCATTACCACGGGAGATATCGAAAAGCCCCAAGAAACGATTCCCCAGGTCACCAGACTAATTTTTGTAAGAATTGTGTTGTTCTACTTGATCTCGGTCATTCTTCTTACCCTAACAATCGCTTATAACGACGACAGGCTCTCCATCGGTGGTGACAGTGCGAAAGATACCCTCGCCTCGTCGCccttcttgatttcgtTGATCAACTGCGGGCTCAGTGACAACGGTTTACTACTTTCTAtattcaacttcatcatcttcagcgCAATTCTCTCTGCCGCTAATTCAAACATATACTTCGGCTCGCGATGCCTTCAAGCTGTGTGCGAGACATATTCAGATCGAAGTAAGCTTGCAAAGACATTCGAGAAAGCTAATACCATTGGCGTACCCGTTGCTAGTGTGCTCGGCACTTCTGCGATTGGtctctttgctcttttACTTAAATTCCAAACTATTGCCACCGTTTTTAATTTCCTTCTCACATGCTGTGCCTCGGCAGGATTGCTCATGTGGTGTCTTGTTGGATTCTCCTATGTGCGATTCAGAAAGACCCTTGAGTATTATGAGATAGACAAAGCAAAGATGCTATATAGATCCGAGTGGAACTTGCGATTTTGGGCTCCTCTTGCATCAGTCAGCATTGTCGTTATATTGATGTGCAACGGTCTCAGCACCTACTGgaacttctccatcttcgAGTTTGTTGGAGCGTATTCCACTCCAGCCGTTTTTGTGGCCCTTTGGGCATTGTTCGAGATCAATAGCGGCAAAGGGCTCCGAAAGATTCAGGAGATCAACATTTTCGGCGGGGATTTCCGCTGGAATGACGACCGATAA
- a CDS encoding OPT family small oligopeptide transporter, whose product MDIFYNNKWVDFGYQFLLMFFTNFMGFGLAGLVRKFVVYPESAIWPTNLPTLALNSALMQPEKKESINGWRISRYNFLFLTTALSFLWYWVPDYLFTALSTFNWMTWISPNNVNLAVITGSQSGLGLNPISTFDWNIISFLNPLIYPFYTQLNLFLGGLVAFVMTAAFWYTNYKWTAYLPINSNSLFTNTGDYYEVTKVVDENSLFDPDAYEKYGPPFYSAGSLVVYGAFFLIYPFSFFHIMIMKWKQIKGAFVGLYKTFRNKEKSSTYDGFDDSFSRSMTKYKETPEWWFIVILVISLVFGILCVKCYPAETPVWSLFFALALNFIFLIPLSIIYATTGFSFGLNVLIELIVGYAIPNNGLALMLVKALGYNIDGQCQTFLGDLKIGHNLRIPPRATFRVQIISTIVFSFVSLGVVNLAMETIQDYCHPHQPQKFTCPSSTTFYSSSVLWGVIGPKKIFSGIYPNLRWCFLIGFLLAFPVVFLQKMFKRNRLVQTFQPTLIIGGMLNWSPYNLTYYTPSFIASFFFMYYIRKNLFAWWSKYNYVLSGGLSAGVAFSSVIIFFAVQYHDKSISWWGNDVNTYGVDYVGPIRLNATTDAPGGYFGPRQGHYP is encoded by the coding sequence ATGGACATTTTCTACAACAATAAGTGGGTTGATTTCGGATACCAATTCCTTCTTAtgttcttcaccaactttaTGGGTTTTGGCTTGGCTGGTCTTGTTCGTAAATTTGTTGTTTACCCAGAATCAGCAATCTGGCCAACAAATTTACCCACCTTGGCTTTGAATAGTGCATTGATGCAgccagaaaagaaagagtcCATCAATGGTTGGAGAATTAGCAGGTACAacttccttttcttgacaacggctctttcttttctttggtaCTGGGTGCCAGATTATTTGTTCACAGCCCTTTCCACATTCAACTGGATGACTTGGATTTCTCCAAACAATGTCAACTTAGCTGTTATTACTGGTTCGCAAAGTGGTCTTGGATTGAATCCAATCTCTACATTTGACTGGAATATCATAAGTTTTCTCAACCCATTGATCTACCCCTTCTACACTCAACTCAACCTTTTTCTTGGAGGTCTTGTTGCTTTTGTGATGACTGCTGCATTCTGGTATACCAACTATAAGTGGACAGCTTACTTGCCAATTAACTCAAACTCGTTGTTCACTAACACAGGTGACTACTACGAGGTTAcaaaagttgttgatgagaacaGTTTGTTTGATCCTGATGCATATGAGAAATATGGACCTCCATTTTATTCTGCCGGAAGTTTGGTAGTTTATGGTGCATTTTTCCTCATCTACCCCTTCTCATTTTTCCACATCATGATAATGAAATGGAAACAAATAAAGGGAGCTTTTGTGGGACTTTATAAGACATTCCGTAACAAGGAAAAGTCTTCTACTTATGATGGCtttgatgattctttttctaGATCGATGACAAAGTACAAGGAGACTCCTGAATGGTGGTTTATCGTCATACTTGTCATTTCGCTCGTTTTTGGAATCTTGTGCGTTAAATGTTATCCAGCAGAGACTCCTGTATGgtctctcttctttgctttggcTCTTaatttcatttttttgattCCTTTGAGTATCATTTACGCAACAACAGGTTTCCTGTTTGGTTTGAATGTGCTAATTGAATTAATCGTTGGGTACGCCATACCAAACAATGGCCTTGCGCTAATGTTAGTTAAAGCGTTGGGATATAACATCGATGGACAATGTCAGACTTTCCTTGGTGACTTGAAAATTGGACACAATCTTAGAATTCCCCCAAGAGCAACTTTCAGAGTTCAAATTATCTCAACAATCGTTTTCTCGTTTGTATCCCTCGGTGTTGTGAATCTCGCTATGGAAACGATCCAGGATTACTGTCATCCTCACCAGCCACAGAAGTTCACATGTCCAAGCTCGACCACATTCTATTCTTCATCCGTCTTATGGGGAGTTATTGGGCCAAAAAAGATCTTCAGCGGAATTTACCCTAATTTGCGCTGGTGCTTTTTAATCGGATTCCTTCTTGCTTTCCCCGTTGTTTTCCTACAAAAGATGTTTAAGAGAAACAGACTTGTGCAGACATTCCAGCCAACCTTGATTATCGGAGGCATGTTGAACTGGTCTCCATACAACTTGACTTACTACACTCCCTCCTTTATTgcatccttctttttcatgtATTACATAAGAAAGAACCTTTTCGCATGGTGGAGCAAGTATAATTATGTTCTCTCAGGTGGATTGAGTGCTGGTGTGGCTTTCAGCAGTGTGATCATCTTTTTCGCTGTCCAATACCACGACAAGTCTATTTCGTGGTGGGGTAACGATGTCAACACCTACGGTGTGGACTATGTGGGGCCTATCAGACTCAATGCAACCACCGATGCTCCCGGAGGGTACTTCGGTCCTCGCCAGGGTCATTACCCATAA
- the CYR1 gene encoding adenylate cyclase: MTFLRKDKSKSDLRSVFSMSSAGGTQGGQEGASEQRIEQASDTASGAGAEASNTEASGSHEKREKSSVTPKLSMTSFSAPSSRKPSTTPLSHPASQRVPAGVSEQRHSFKPSALATSTSVPEPSPTNTNFSASSVAFNSTRGNQHNATSGSLSPVSSSGSGSSDHHAPYRLEARSRSSGSVVNDDQQNQASSQGRPNFYRTNTTENYSPRSSVVSMQQSPEQNESHANDDSVLKNNYRGFHGTKAPQANVPPLSHPIKPRFRKKGSSLLNKLIHSNRKDSEVSADHEASSGGRKSGGSLSHAADHKGSTSSGSSKHKFRLPSISSYHHHQHQGASSQGHSDASSRHASISEEASSRSGKGTGETPRRKSASSASDALQSSPSKVFDLDLNFDEMQSILRKPDKAPIRPSLKSANNSSTDVSDPVKGEDHVKPAAGWQAPDSWDVTGEIPNPASVTSTAVANEAQSDHSSNSDLSKTDDGGEVSHKVGNKSSSSSVRSSASSKEGPQATVIDHSASVEKKRKSEPRTAAPRRRLPILFGTWANRSPAVESKLAKGPNHIVRVFKEDNTFTTILCPLETNAAELLRIVQRKFFFESISNYHLALYVGRNVKVLEPFEKPLKIQMGLLSLSGYTENDNFRIIGREDLSFVCKLVVENKVLRNLTHEEESLVTKDYVDVDISGLDLKNIPIIFHQHTYEIEKLNVSDNPAIYIPLDFIQSCTNLSAINFSRNGCSKFPVNFLEARDLTSLNMEANFLDELPSKFGVLSNLVTLKLNSNQLYDLPKSFGKLNNLTHLNLSSNYFEDYPECINDLTNLQDLDLSYNDLYHIPDSIAKLSKLVKLNLCTNKLSGNIPDSFKSLINLKRLDIRYNQISNVDVLGDLPSLEVVYASKNKISAFNDKMEKLRLLHFDRNPITNLEFEILLPMLTVLDLSKAKLTMLPSEFVTKIPHIEKLVLDKNHLVNLPEELGDLPRLTHLSLYGNNIQGIPVSIGKLHSLQYLDLHSNNISSLPDEIWNLKSLSVLNVASNLLSSFPQPSFAIAKKISSSVNLRQDGVESLEEANELNASALKEGPVSIADSLLSLTLADNRLSDDCFEAISLLTQLKCLNLAYNDILEIPEGGLANLKKLSELYLSGNGLTKLPADDLEELSALRLLFLNNNKLTTLPSEISKLENLTYFDAGSNLLRYNISNWPYDWNWFANPKLRYLNFSGNKRFEIKQSYVKNPVTGEDLDSLLVLKNLKVLGLMDVTLTTPAVPDPGVDVRLRTASSELDNVGYGVSDSMGLREHISFRDVFMQKFRGNENEQLLCSFDGKSGGHQVMGHHLSHLTKQIFVPNLTYELNKISSDHEIADAMRRAFLSLNKEINAVFAAKKGGYFAPNTVSPELASIKIPDDSLNGCTMCALYIKDKTIYCGNIGDIQLVLSKSNGEHVLLTTNHDPTSRDEFERVRACGGYVSGDGALDGTLQVSRGAGFFDYLPHTHSGPSISTYPLSGNDDVLVMGTRVLWDFVSYDLAVDILRQAKEDPMIAAQKLRDYAIGYGATDKISVNVISIGDRKSKKKKSLYNNLGRETDLFANKRRRDRGAQSGDTALRALDNEIEPPVGDLALVFTDIKNSTLLWDTYPVVMRSAIKLHNTIMRRQLRIVGGYEVKTEGDSFMVTFPSPTSALLWCFNVQYQLLNEEWPSEILETNECCEVTDGDNNVIFRGLSVRMGIHWGSPVCELDMVTRRMDYFGPMVNRASRIESSADGGQIAVSSDFLHEMEQLYHIHDSIKIGELSLEAAYEGNLRAGEIIEKEIASLEEMGVSYFPLGERKLKGLETPEMITLVYPKRLELRFEIFKKRADEDDQYKGRIVGAVPVDAVYQLRTLSLRLENICAAVNVGMRMDENFSKHSSEIISESTAKRFKEMELVALLNHSVTRIENSIANLELRQTLLRRNGGNGRIDFFGSPDIWTLMDEVKQFIKSANIS; the protein is encoded by the coding sequence ATGACCTTTCTTAGAAAAGACAAGTCTAAGCTGGACCTCCGCCTGGTGTTTTCCATGAGTTCTGCTGGCGGAACTCAGGGTGGCCAGGAAGGTGCCTCAGAACAACGAATTGAACAGGCTTCAGATACGGCGCTGGGCGCTGGTGCAGAGGCTTCAAACACTGAAGCCAGTGGCAGTCATGAGAAACGAGAAAAGTCGTCGGTAACGCCGAAATTGTCCATGACCTCGTTCCTGGctccttcatcaagaaaaccgTCGACTACTCCTCTCTCCCACCCTGCGTCGCAGAGAGTGCCAGCAGGGGTTCTGGAGCAACGTCACTCGTTTAAGCCCAGTGCTTTGGCCACGTCAACAAGTGTCCCGGAACCTTCGCCCACGAATACGAATTTTTCGGCCTCAAGCGTCGCATTCAACTCGACGAGGGGAAACCAACACAATGCCACTCTGGGCCTGCTTCTGCCGGTTTCTCTGTCTGGTTCTGGGTCTCTGGATCATCATGCCCCTTATCGTTTGGAAGCACGCTCCCGTTCGTCCGGCTCGGTGGTAAACGACGACCAACAAAATCAGGCTCTGAGCCAGGGAAGACCCAACTTTTACAGAACAAATACCACTGAAAATTATCTGCCGAGactgctggtggtgctgaTGCAGCAGCTGCCTGAACAGAATGAGCTGCATGCAAATGACGATTCTGTACTCAAGAATAACTACAGAGGGTTCCACGGCACGAAAGCACCTCAAGCGAACGTGCCCCCATTGAGCCATCCCATCAAGCCAAGATTTAGGAAAAAGGGCTCGAGCTTGCTCAATAAGCTCATACATTCTAATAGAAAGGATTCAGAGGTGTCTGCTGACCATGAGGCATCCTCCGGTGGTCGTAAGAGTGGCGGTCTGCTTAGTCACGCGGCGGACCACAAGGGCTCTACAAGCTCAGGATCATCTAAACATAAGTTCAGGTTACCTTCCATTTCGCTGTaccatcatcaccaacatcagGGTGCTTCTAGCCAAGGTCATAGCGACGCATCGTCTCGCCATGCTTCCATTTCTGAAGAGGCGTCTCTGCGGTCTGGAAAAGGCACGGGTGAGACCCCGCGTAGAAAGTCTGCTAGCAGTGCCTCAGATGCTCTTCAATCGAGCCCATCCAAGGTTTTTGACCTCGATTTAAATTTCGATGAAATGCAGAGCATTCTCAGAAAGCCGGATAAGGCGCCCATTCGTCCTTCTCTCAAGCTGGCCAACAATAGCTCAACTGACGTGAGTGATCCTGTCAAGGGCGAGGATCATGTGAAACCAGCAGCTGGTTGGCAAGCACCGGACTCTTGGGATGTCACTGGAGAAATTCCAAACCCAGCGTCTGTGACATCCACAGCTGTTGCAAATGAAGCTCAATCAGACCATTCGTCGAATTCCGATCTTAGCAAAACAGACGATGGTGGTGAGGTCTCACATAAGGTAGGCAACAAGTCACTGTCGAGCTCAGTACGGAGCCTGGCGTCCTCAAAGGAGGGCCCTCAGGCTACTGTGATTGATCATAGTGCATCtgtggaaaagaaaagaaaatcagaACCCCGCACCGCTGCTCCAAGACGTCGCCTTCCAATTCTCTTCGGTACATGGGCTAATCGGTCGCCTGCAGTGGAAAGCAAATTGGCAAAGGGTCCCAACCATATTGTTCGTGTGTTCAAGGAGGATAACACGTTCACAACCATCTTGTGTCCTTTGGAAACTAATGCCGCCGAACTATTGAGAATAGTGCAgagaaaatttttcttcGAATCAATATCAAATTATCACCTTGCTCTATATGTTGGTCGCAATGTCAAAGTTTTGGAACCATTTGAGAAGCCATTGAAGATCCAGATGGGCTTATTGAGTCTCAGTGGATATACCGAAAATGACAACTTCAGAATTATTGGAAGGGAGGATTTATCTTTCGTGTGCAAGTTAGTTGTGGAGAATAAGGTGTTGAGAAATTTGAcacatgaagaagagtccTTGGTCACAAAAGATTATGTTGATGTCGACATATCTGGCTTAGACCTAAAGAACATTCCCATcatctttcatcaacatACCTATGAAATCGAAAAACTTAATGTTTCAGACAATCCTGCGATATATATTCCATTGGACTTTATCCAGTCTTGTACGAATCTTTCGGCTATCAATTTTTCTCGCAATGGTTGTTCCAAGTTCCCAGTCAACTTTCTTGAGGCGAGAGATTTGACATCACTCAACATGGAGGCAAATTTTTTGGATGAACTTCCTTCGAAGTTCGGCGTGTTGAGTAATTTGGTGACCTTAAAACTCAACTCCAATCAGCTCTATGATCTACCTAAATCATTCGGGAAACTAAATAACTTGACACACCTCAACTTATCTTCTAATTATTTTGAGGATTATCCAGAGTGCATTAACGACTTAACCAATTTacaagatcttgatttATCCTACAATGACTTGTACCACATTCCTGATTCGATTGCCAAATTATCgaagttggtgaaattgaatCTATGCACCAACAAGTTGTCAGGCAATATCCCCGATAGCTTCAAGAGCCTCATCAATCTTAAGAGATTAGATATTCGTTACAATCAGATTTCTAACGTCGATGTCCTCGGTGACTTACCCAGTTTAGAAGTGGTTTACGCCTCAAAGAACAAGATCTCGGCATTTAACGACAAGATGGAAAAGCTCAGATTGCTTCATTTTGACAGAAACCCAATTACCAATTTggaatttgaaattttgCTTCCGATGTTGACAGTTCTTGATTTGTCGAAGGCTAAGCTTACTATGTTGCCTTCCGAATTTGTCACCAAAATACCACACATCGAAAAGTTGGTACTCGACAAGAATCATTTGGTCAATTTACCTGAGGAGCTTGGTGATCTCCCTAGACTCACCCACCTATCGCTTTACGGTAACAACATTCAAGGCATTCCCGTGTCTATTGGAAAGCTTCACTCTTTGCAATACTTAGATTTGCATTCTAACAATATACTGAGCTTGCCGGACGAGATTTggaatttgaagagcttaTCTGTGTTGAATGTTGCATCAAATctactttcttctttccctCAACCCCTGTTCGCCATTGCCAAGAAGATATCATCGTCGGTGAATCTCAGACAAGATGGTGTTGAATCCTTGGAAGAGGCCAACGAGCTTAATGCTTCGGCTTTGAAGGAAGGTCCGGTATCTATTGCCGACAGCTTATTGTCGCTTACCCTAGCAGACAATCGCCTAAGCGATGATTGCTTCGAGGCTATTTCGTTGCTCACACAGTTGAAATGCTTGAATCTAGCTTACAATGATATCCTCGAAATTCCTGAGGGAGGGCTCGcgaatttgaagaagttgtcgGAACTTTACCTCTCAGGAAATGGCCTCACGAAGCTACCTGCTGATGATCTTGAGGAGCTTTCCGCACTCAGACTATTGttcctcaacaacaataaaCTAACGACTCTTCCATCAGAGATTAGTAAACTCGAGAATCTTACGTACTTTGACGCTGGTTCCAACTTATTAAGGTACAATATCTCCAACTGGCCATACGATTGGAATTGGTTTGCTAATCCGAAGTTGCGGTATCTCAATTTTTCCGGAAACAAACGCTTTGAAATAAAGCAGAGCTATGTGAAGAATCCTGTCACAggtgaagatcttgatAGTCTTTTGGTactcaagaatttgaaggtATTAGGTCTTATGGATGTCACGTTGACCACTCCTGCTGTTCCAGATCCCGGTGTTGATGTGCGCCTCAGAACAGCATCGTCTGAATTGGATAATGTCGGATATGGTGTCTCTGATTCCATGGGTCTTAGAGAGCATATTTCATTTAGAGATGTTTTCATGCAAAAGTTCCGCGGGAACGAAAATGAACAGTTGTTATGCTCTTTTGATGGAAAATCGGGAGGTCATCAAGTCATGGGACACCATCTTTCTCATTTAACTAAGCAAATTTTTGTTCCCAACCTCACCTATGAGCTTAACAAAATCTCCTCTGACCACGAAATAGCAGATGCCATGAGAAGAGCATTCTTATCattgaacaaagaaatcaatGCGGTGTTTGCTGCAAAGAAGGGGGGATATTTCGCACCCAACACAGTCAGCCCCGAATTAGCTTCTATCAAGATTCCCGATGATTCATTGAATGGTTGTACCATGTGTGCTCTTTACATCAAGGATAAAACGATCTATTGTGGTAACATTGGTGACATCCAGCTAGTGTTATCAAAGAGTAATGGAGAACATGTTCTTCTCACTACCAATCATGATCCAACCAGCAGGGACGAATTCGAGAGAGTTCGTGCTTGCGGTGGTTATGTTTCGGGTGATGGTGCTCTTGATGGCactcttcaagtttctcgTGGTGCGGGATTCTTCGACTACCTTCCACATACACATTCAGGTCCAAGCATCTCTACTTACCCACTTTCTGGTAACGATGATGTACTCGTGATGGGTACGAGGGTACTTTGGGATTTTGTCTCGTATGATTTAGCCGTTGATATTCTCCGTCAAGCGAAAGAAGATCCGATGATTGCAGCTCAAAAGTTGAGGGATTATGCTATAGGTTACGGTGCCACGGACAAGATATCTGTGAATGTGATTTCGATTGGCGATCGCAAGagtaagaagaagaagagcttgtaCAACAATTTGGGACGCGAAACCGATCTCTTTGccaacaagagaagaagagataGGGGAGCTCAATCTGGTGATACAGCACTTCGAGCGTTGGATAACGAAATTGAACCTCCAGTGGGCGACCTAGCATTGGTTTTCACGGATATCAAAAACTCGACACTTTTGTGGGATACCTATCCTGTGGTGATGCGTTCTGCCATCAAATTACACAATACTATTATGCGTCGTCAATTGAGAATTGTGGGAGGTTATGAGGTGAAGACTGAAGGAGACTCTTTTATGGTTACATTCCCGTCGCCCACCTCGGCTTTACTATGGTGCTTTAATGTTCAGTATCAATTATTAAATGAGGAGTGGCCCTCCGAAATTTTAGAAACCAACGAATGTTGCGAAGTTACTGACGGTGATAACAATGTCATATTCAGAGGGTTGTCAGTGAGAATGGGAATCCATTGGGGTTCACCAGTGTGTGAACTCGATATGGTTACTAGAAGAATGGACTATTTTGGACCGATGGTGAACCGTGCTTCAAGAATCGAGTCCAGTGCCGATGGTGGACAGATTGCTGTTAGTTCCGACTTCCTTCACGAAATGGAGCAATTGTATCACATTCATGATAGCATAAAAATAGGAGAACTATCTCTCGAAGCAGCTTACGAGGGTAACTTGCGTGCTGGAGAAATTATCGAGAAGGAAATAGCTTCATTGGAAGAGATGGGCGTGTCTTATTTCCCTCTAGGTGAACGCAAATTGAAGGGCCTTGAAACACCTGAGATGATAACGCTAGTGTATCCAAAACGTTTGGAGCTTAGATTTGAAATTTTTAAGAAGAgagctgatgaagatgatcagTATAAGGGCAGAATTGTTGGTGCCGTTCCGGTTGACGCTGTGTATCAGTTGCGCACGCTCTCACTTCGTTTGGAAAATATCTGTGCTGCCGTCAACGTTGGTATGAGGATGGACGAAAATTTCCTGAAGCACTCTTCGGAAATTATTCTGGAATCGACGGCCAAGAGGTTCAAAGAAATGGAGCTTGTTGCTCTCTTGAATCATCTGGTTACTAGGATAGAAAACAGTATTGCCAATCTTGAACTTCGGCAAACATTACTTCGAAGGAATGGTGGAAACGGTCGCATAGACTTCTTCGGCAGTCCGGACATTTGGACACTCATGGATGAGGTCAAACAATTTATCAAATCTGCCAATATCAGTTGA